A genome region from Gouania willdenowi chromosome 9, fGouWil2.1, whole genome shotgun sequence includes the following:
- the LOC114469958 gene encoding uncharacterized protein LOC114469958 has translation MSGVLSPLLTFPQCEGGSRTLRFIYLVNSSSFSLTEGPHKDGVMPLYLGADLLSNTEIRTENHPRFHAKFAKRGLATKVEFSSAFRFQGLKVPVSNNSLWFYSIQGLFRVAFEMFSKQEQLAVMEKFQDIWKSHINDGPLSSSYSLNVQLDARNTTTQTEVPQLNDSHIEKTSMEAGGSDVSADVSADHDYCSSKEDKEQPLVSVFRQKLRSLDERLSCEPPGGTELLDTISLLLDITSQFLDGTLEEKAVSEAVLVLLKAKDWTSVYTSSLLTCVARWLGQQFHAAYSSISERVEGFKVQHIERISDLPPAEELASELFPEAMQKLLLHWMGLSDDSTLEKRRSEYPILLLILEFTNHNLITGVAHVLYSSLICK, from the exons ATGTCAGGTGTTCTTAGTCCTCTATTAACCTTCCCACAATGTGAAGGAGGCTCACGGACCCTTCGTTTCATTTACCTGGTCAATTCATCCTCCTTCAGTCTGACTGAGGGTCCCCATAAG GACGGTGTGATGCCTCTCTATCTGGGAGCTGATCTCCTTTCCAACACCGAGATCCGCACAGAGAACCATCCCAGATTCCACGCTAAATTTGCTAAGAGAGGTCTTGCCACAAAAGTAGAATTTTCTTCAG CGTTCCGGTTCCAAGGATTAAAAGTGCCAGTTTCAAACAACAGCCTGTGGTTTTACAGCATTCAGGGACTTTTCCGTGTTGCTTTTGAGATGTTCAGCAAGCAAGAGCAGTTGGCAGTGATGGAGAAATTCCAG GATATTTGGAAATCCCACATAAATGATGGCCCTCTGAGCTCAAGTTACAGCCTTAATGTTCAGCTGGACGCGCgcaacacaacaacacagaCTGAAGTTCCACAGCTGAATGATTCCCACATTGAAAAGACATCTATGGAAGCTGGTGGCAGTGACGTATCAGCTGATGTATCTGCAGATCATGATTACTGTTCTTCGAAGGAGGACAAAGAACAACCACTCGTATCAGTTTTTAGACAAAAACTGCGTAGTTTGGATGAGCGACTCTCATGTGAACCTCCAGGTGGCACTGAGCTGCTGGACACCATCTCACTGCTTCTGGACATCACCAGTCAGTTTCTGGATGGAACTCTAGAAGAAAAGGCTGTGAGTGAAGCTGTGCTGGTGCTGTTGAAGGCTAAAGACTGGACAAGTGTGTACACCAGCTCTCTGCTAACCTGTGTAGCACGTTGGCTAGGTCAGCAGTTCCACGCAGCGTACAGCAGCATCAGTGAGAGGGTGGAGGGGTTCAAAGTGCAGCACATAGAGCGGATCAGTGACCTACCTCCTGCTGAGGAACTGGCCTCAGAGCTGTTCCCTGAGGCCATGCAGAAGCTGCTGCTCCACTGGATGGGGCTCAGCGACGACTCCACCCTGGAGAAGAGACGCAGCGAGTATCCCATTCTGCTCCTCATCCTAGAGTTCACCAACCACAACCTCATCACTGGGGTCGCCCATGTGCTCTACTCCAGCCTTATATGCAAATAA
- the rsrc2 gene encoding arginine/serine-rich coiled-coil protein 2 — MSESDSDSVDLRRANSPIHYRKKRNMESSRSPRSSKHHHSRSRSRSRERKRDRKYKRSRSRSKEARRRDSEKPPKSYRKTEEPLDHDRLTSENGEERWRRKEKKSSRGRSLSRSHSKERRHRSRSRDKRRSRSRSRDIKKKKARSRSGSRTKHRHHSRSRSKSRERKKRPEKVHRRSRSRSANPPAFRGRNTAMDAQEALARRLERAKKLQEQKEKEILEKKHLQPQDIAAVAAPIAAAAAAVAGSSNPVLNVAALLASGTQVTPQIAMAAQMAALQAKTLAETGIAVPSYYNASAVNPMKFAEQEKKRKKLWQGKKEGDKSQTAELWEKLNFGNKDQNVKFRKLMGIKGEEEEEAASKPINDEGLRTLQKQEEMFRNLDVQYEMARSQTHTQRGMGLGFSSSFSRGMDSM; from the exons ATGTCG GAGAGCGACAGCGACTCCGTTGACCTGAGAAGGGCAAACTCACCaattcattacagaaaaaaacgcAACATGGAGTCATCTCGTTCGCCCAGAAGCTCCAAACACCATCACTCTCGGTCGAGATCACGTTCCAGAGAAAGAAAAC gtgacagaaaatataaaagaaGTCGCAGCAGGAGCAAAGAG GCACGAAGGAGGGACTCCGAGAAGCCGCCAAAGTCGTACAGAAAAACTGAAGAGCCGCTGGATCACGACAGACTGACGTCGGAGAACGGAGAGGAGCGATGGAGGCGGAAGGAGAAAAAATCCTCAAGGGGCCGAAGCTTGTCCAGGTCTCACTCCAAAGAGAG ACGACATCGCAGCAGAAGCCGAGACAAGCGGCGATCTCGCTCACGCAGCCGAGacataaagaagaagaaagctcGCTCTCGTTCAGGCTCACGAACCAAACACCGTCACCACAGCAGGAGTCGCAGTAAAAGCAg agaaagaaagaaaagacctGAAAAAGTACACAGAAGGAGTAGGAGCAGGTCTGCTAATCCACCTGCGTTCAGGGGTCGTAACACAGCCATGGATGCACAAGAGGCGCTGGCGAGAAG GTTAGAGAGAGCAAAGAAATTACAGGAGCAGAAGGAGAAGGAAATTCTGGAGAAAAAGCATCTGCAACCGCAGGACATCGCTGCAG TTGCAGCTCCtattgcagcagcagcagctgcggTGGCTGGGTCTTCAAACCCTGTCCTTAACGTGGCAGCACTGCTTGCTTCAGGAACGCAGGTGACGCCACAGATCGCCATGGCAGCGCAGATGGCAGCTTTACAAGCAAAGACCCTGGCAGAGACTGGAATCGCTGTCCCCAGTTATTACAACGCGTCCGCCGTAAACCCAATGAAGTTTGCTGAGCAAGAGAAAAAGAGGAAGAAGCTATGGCAGGGGAAGAAGGAGGGG GACAAGTCCCAGACAGCTGAGCTGTGGGAGAAGCTAAACTTTGGAAACAAGGACCAAAATGTGAAATTTCGAAAGCTAATGGGGATCAAA ggagaggaggaagaagaagcagcTTCTAAACCCATTAATGATGAAGGTTTGAGGACTCTACAGAAACAAGAGGAGATGTTCAGGAACCTTGACGTCCAGTATGAGATGGCTCGCTCTCAGACACACACCCAGCGGGGGATGGGCCTGGGCTTCTCCTCCTCGTTCTCACGTGGAATGGACTCCATGTAG